A stretch of Bradyrhizobium sp. AZCC 2262 DNA encodes these proteins:
- a CDS encoding outer membrane protein: MKKILLGAAALAAMAAPAFAADMPPRPYTKAPAYTAPQVVYNWTGFYIGGHVGGAFAGNNSLQGSDARFLGGVQGGFDYQFAPNWVMGAEAQYSWLPASNNNGVLFPGGTLVTSNTDQIGSVTGRLGYTWGPALLYAKGGYAWRDGNNLGVSVAGVPAAFTTNGSHKDGYTVGGGLEYMFAPNWSAKAEYQYYNFGNTTFTAGPADIAGRSFRNDEHTAKVGVNYRFGWGGPAASRY, encoded by the coding sequence CCGCCATGGCGGCTCCAGCTTTTGCGGCCGACATGCCGCCGCGGCCCTATACCAAGGCGCCGGCCTATACCGCGCCTCAGGTCGTCTATAACTGGACCGGATTTTATATCGGTGGCCATGTGGGCGGCGCCTTCGCAGGCAACAACTCCCTGCAGGGCAGCGACGCCCGCTTCCTTGGCGGCGTGCAGGGCGGCTTCGACTATCAGTTCGCGCCGAACTGGGTCATGGGTGCCGAAGCCCAGTACAGCTGGCTGCCCGCCAGCAATAATAATGGCGTGCTGTTTCCGGGCGGTACCCTCGTGACCTCCAACACCGACCAGATCGGCTCGGTGACCGGCCGGCTCGGCTACACTTGGGGCCCGGCGCTGCTGTACGCCAAGGGCGGTTACGCCTGGCGCGACGGCAACAATCTCGGGGTGTCGGTGGCCGGCGTGCCGGCGGCCTTCACCACCAACGGCAGCCACAAGGACGGCTACACCGTCGGCGGCGGCCTTGAATACATGTTCGCCCCGAACTGGTCGGCCAAGGCCGAATACCAGTATTACAACTTCGGCAACACCACCTTCACGGCAGGCCCTGCCGACATCGCCGGTCGCAGCTTCCGCAACGACGAACACACCGCCAAGGTCGGCGTGAACTACCGGTTTGGTTGGGGTGGGCCTGCTGCCTCCAGATATTGA